CGACGATGACTCATAGAAGAACTGGTGGACCGCCTCGTGGGCGATCGTGCCAGGATCTTGATCCTCGCCGGCGAAAAAGTGCGACTCCCGTTCGCGATCAAAGTAGATGCCGAGCGTCATCCCTATCTGCGGCTGGCGACGCACCAGGGCGTCGTTGTACTCGTCGCGAGTGCGGTGGTAGACGACCTTCATCGGTCGCCGCAGAAAGCCGTCGGTCTCTTTGCCGTCGAGCCGGGCCTGCAGTTCTTCCGCTGTGAGCGAGAACTCGCCGAAGAGTTGCCGCCAAATTTGGTAAAGCGATTCCAAACGAATCGCGAGGTCCGCCGCCGCGGCGCGATCGACGTTGGTGATCACCTGGAAGTGGTCGGTCCGCACCGTCCAGCCATGCTCAATCGACCGGTGACGCTCGGCATCCTCAGCGGCAGTGATCCACTTCTTGCCCCAGGGACGCAGGCCTTGCTCGTACTTGTCGGCATACTCGGCTTTGATCCAGCCGTGGTCGCGACTCCAAACGTGGCCGGTGGCGAGCATGTGCTGCGCGTACTTGCCGGCCCACTGGTTGCCGACGCGCTGGTAGCCCAACAAGCGGCGGGCGTCGGCATGATCTGGATCGAGCGCGACCGCCTGGCACGCCTGCTGAATCGCCGCGCTGACGTCGCCCGCCTCGACAGCGGCACGAGCCTTCGCAAACGCCCCCTCTGCCGCGGCCTTCGCCGACGCACTGACTTTCGGCGTCGCGCCCGTGCTGTTGTAAACATCACTAGGCACAAACAACAGCGAGCCGGGGCGTCCCGCCCCCGGCGCCTCTTCGCCCCAGCAAGGCGCAGCCGTCACCCCCACGCAAACAGCGATCAGCAAAAACAACCGGCGGCAAGGTCGAGCAGTTGGCACGCCTCTATTTTAGCATGCCCCAAGTAGCCGCCGGTTAACGACCGGCCGGAGCAGAGTGAGGAAAATGCTGAAGGGTGAATGCGGAATGCTGAAAATACAGGCTGCACCCCTCCGAAGTCGTCCACATTGACTCCCCTCAGCATTCATCCTTCAGCATTCCGCATTTCCCCGCTACCGATCGAACGCCGCGTCAAACGCCACGTTACTCGGCGAAAAGTCGAGCTTCCGCAGGAACTCGCACGCCTCGCGGGCGCCATGCTGGCGTTCCATGCCGCTGTCTTCCCACTCGACCGACAGCGGGCCGTCGTACTTGATGACGTTCAGCGCCCGAATGATCTCTTCGAAATTCACGCCGCCTCGGCCGGGCGAGCGGAAGTCCCAACCGCGACGCGGATCGCCGAAGTTGAGATGGCTCGCCAAGATGCCGCTGCGACCGTTGAGCGTCACGATCGCATCCTTGATGTGGACGTGATAGATCCGGTCGGGGAATTCACGAATGAATTCGACCGGATCAATCCCTTGCCAAATGAGATGACTCGGGTCGAAGTTAAAACCAAACTCCTCGCGATTGCCGACGGCCTCGAGGGCACGCCGGGCCGTGTGGATGTCGAACGCGATTTCGGTGGGATGAACTTCGAGCGCAAAGCGAACGCCGCACTCGCCGAAGACGTCGAGAATCGGATTCCAACGATCGGCGAACTGCTGGAAGCCGGCCTCGATCATCGACTCCGGCACTGGCGGGAATGAATAGAGGTACGGCCAGATGCTCGAACCAGTGAAGCCGTTCACGACGCCGACGCCCAGTTTCTGCGCGGCGCGGGCGGTCGCCTTCATCTCTTCAGCAGCCCGCTTGTTGACGCCGTCCGGCTTGCCGTCGCCCCACACGTGCGGCGGCAGAATCGACTTGTGCCGTTCGTCGATGACGTCGCACACCGCTTGGCCAACGAGGTGATTGCTGATCGCGTGGCACTGCAGACCGAAGCGGTCGAGCTGCTCGCGCTTCGCGGCGATGTAACCAGGGTCGGAGGTCGCCTTTGCCACGTCGAAGTGATCGCCCCAGCAGGCGAGCTCGTTGCCGTCGTAGCCAAACTCGCGGGTCAGGCGGCCGAGTTCTTCAAACGGCAAATCGGCCCACTGGCCGGTGAACAGAGTGACGGGGCGCGCCATGATTCGCGTGGCTCCTGCAGGATGAGATCGGAAAGCCGCATTGTCGCCAATTTCCCGGCGGTCGCAACCGGCCGCCGTCACCCCAGTAGCCGCCGGTCAACGACCCGCCGGAGCAGAACGGTGCAACATTTCCGAATGCTATAATTTCCCGAACGAGCAGAAGAATTGAACCGCAAAGGACGCCAAGGTTCGCCAAGGAATACTGAAATGACTGAACCACGAAATAATCTCCATCTGCGTCTATCGGCGTTCATCTGCGGTTCGATTCTTCTCTTCGCAAGTAGCTTAGTCGCCCACGCCGCACTGCCGATCGATATCGAAGTCGCCGCCGAATCGGGCGCTCCGTTTGGAGCGATGCAAGATTGGGGTAAGCTCCTGAACGGCATGGACCTTTATCGAGTGCGCCTGCGCGGCGCCAATGGCGGCGACGAACCCTCTGTAAAAGCGACCGGCGAAGGCGAGAGCCAACGCTTCAAACTCGTCGGCCTCCTTAATCGTCGCGATCAACTCGTCTTGCCTGGCGGCACGTTTGCCGTGACCGATCGCGCAAAACTGCAGGCCTACTTCGAGTCGCTGCCGGAGAAGTCGGCCGAGCAGGGTATCGAACGCGGGATTTTCGGGCTGACGAAGCAACAATTCGAAGGTCTGTACGAAGAACTATCGTCGCCGGTGACGATCAGCACCAAGGGAATGAAGCCCGAAGCGATTGTCATGGCGCTCAAGGCTGGGTTATCGACGCCGCTGGAGATCGACGCCGCGGCGCAGGCAGCGCTCAGCGATGCGCCGCCGCTCAACGGAGAACTGAAAGGACTGTCGACCGGCACGGCGATCGCGATCGCGTTACGACCGGCGACTCTCACGATGCTGCCCGAACAAAAACTCGGCCAACCGCTGACGCTGCGAGTCATTCCCGCCTCGCGCGAACGCCGCGGCTGGCCGGCAGGTTGGAAGCCCGGCAAGGCCGATCGCGAAATCGTGCCGGGGATGTATCGCTTTACCAACATTGAAATTTCCGGCTACACGCTGGCGGAAGCGCTCGAAGCACTCGGCCCCGCCATGGAAGTGCCGCTGCTGTTCGACGAACGCGTGCTCGCCGTCCGCAAGATCGATCCCGCGAAGGTCGACGTCGAGTTGAAGCACGGCAAGCGTTACATCCGCCGGGCGGTCGACACGATCTTGAGCAAAGGCCGGCTGGTAGGCGATCTCCGCGTCGACGAAGCGGAGAAACCGTTCTACTGGATTACGCAGTTCGGACCTGATAGCCTGCCAGCGGCGGCAGCGAAGTAGTCGCGTTGCAATGCACCTGCATTGCTAGCCCCTGGCTCCGCCAGGGGGTCGGCATCGGGTACGCAACGCTTCCCTACACGCCACGTCACCCCCGGGCAGAGCCCGGGGCTAGTTTAAAGGCTCCCCAGGAATCGACTGAATGGCTCATCCCAGCGTCCGCTCGTTGCTTCCGCTCTCGTGGCAGGTGCCCGACGAGTTCCATCGCCGGTTAGGCGATCAGCCGGGTCGCCAGCGGACGATGAAGGCCGACGGCCATCTGCTCGTCATTCTCCACGCCCCGCCGAAGCCCGACGAACCGGAGCGTGAGGGCCGGTTCTTCTGGCGGGACGCCAACGGCCAGTGGACGCCCCCCGGCACGGCGCCGAGCCAGCCCGGCGTCGGCCAACTCCTCACGGAATACGAGCAGATGATCGACCGCCTGCAAGACGCCGAAGACCAGGCGAAGACGGCGCGCGAATATTTCAACTTGCTCAACCAACTCAACCCGCTAGTGCGCACGACTCGCAATCTCCACGAGGCGTTGCAAGATGCCCGCGAAGCGGCGCCCGACGATCGGCAGTTGCTGCTGTGGCGCGACCGAGCTTATGCGCTCGCCCGCTCCGCGGAGCTGCTACACAACGATTCAAAAACGGCCCTCGATTTCGCTGTTGCCCAACGGGCCGAGGAAGAAGCCGAATCGAGCCGCCGCGCCGCGACGGCTGCCTATCGGCTCAACACGCTCGTCGCCTGTTTTTTCCCGGTGGCAACGTTGGCGGCAATCTTCGGCGTCAACCTTCACCACGGCATGGAAGTATGGGATGAAAAGTACGCCCCGCTGCCGATGGTCGCCATCCTCGGCGGCGGGCTCTTGATCGGCGTCTTGCTGATGCTGTTCATCAATCGCAAAAGCTAGCTCTCGTTCCCACGCTCCGCGTGGGAACGACTCCTCCGACGCTCTGCGTCGCGAACGGCACAAGAGGCAAGTCAGCGTCGCTTGATTGCCGCGGAGCGGCGAGAGGTGCGTTCCCACGCGGAGCGTGGGAACGAGAGGGCGGCCGTCAAGTCGCTGTTTCTGGCCATCCCCCGTATGAGGGAGTTTTGACTTTTGCGCGTGCGGCTGGGGGCCCCATTAAAAGTGTGCAAAAGTCCGTTCTGCACAACTCGGCGTTTGACTTGACCACGCATTTTCCCGAGTCAAACGTCTTTTTCGCCTCGCAGCCGATTCGACTTTTGCGTTTTTCAACGAAAATCAAAAGTCGGCTTTTTGCTCGCTCGCGTCCATCGTTGGCTGGGAGCGACTCTACCGCAAGTTTTCAAAGAGCGCTGGCCGCGTGGAACGCGGGCCGAGGCGCATCGTAACGGGTGGGTTGAGCAAATGCAGCCACCGATTTCCGGCCACTTCGATTAAGTGTTGTCGACGTGCGGCCAGCCCCGACCTAGCTAGGTCGAGGCTAATGTACGATTGGGCGTCGCGCATCGCGCGTTGCTCATGAAGATCGCATTGCATCGCGTTCGGCCCGTTGCGATCAATCCGTTTCTTCAACCTCGACAACGACATTGGGAATCGTCGCTCGCAACTGATCAACGCGTTTCTTGTCGGCAATGTAAGTGAAATAGACTTTTTTCAGGTTTGGAAACGTCGCAAGCAGTTGAATACCTTCGTCAGAGAGCAACATTGAATCAAATGAGAGCTCTTCGAGCGAGGTCGATCCCTGGAGAGCTGACAGGAGATCTTCTATGTCAGTGCAATCGTAAGCATGGATCGTCTTTAACTTCGACAGCTTGCTCGCGGGCGTCATGTCAACGCCATGAAAGTCAATCGAGCTCAGGTTGAGTTCGACCAACTCTTCGACGGACTCTTCATCCTCTGAGAGCTTCTTAATGACTCCAGCTTCCATGAAGACATAGGCGCTAGAGCGGCCTTTGGCGCTGTCGAACATCGATTCAACCCTGGCTGCGCGTTGTCTCTTCACCGCGCGCGGCCCAAGGATCCTACCAACCACCAACAGGGCGCCGAGCAGCACAACAGCTGCCCCAGCAAAGATGAGGCACCCTAGGATTGGAAAACCAGAGTCTTCTTGCTCAGCCATCGGAGACGCCATTGCCGCGGAGCGGCGTTGTTGGCGTTCCCACGCAGAGCGTGGGAACGAGGGCTATAGCAGCTCGTCGAGTTCCTTCACCAGCGCTTCGAAGCGATCGAGCGCGGCGGCAACTGGGGCCGGGGTCGTCATGTCGACGCCCGCATCCTTCAGCAGGTCGAGCGGATCCTTCGAGCAGCCACCCTTGAGGAACGACAAGTAATCGTTCAGTTCCTGCTTGCCGCCGTTGAGGACGCGCTCGCTCAGCGCGATCGCCGCCGACAGCCCGGTGGCGTACTTGTAAACATAAAATGCCCGGTAGAAGTGCGGGATGCGGAAGCATTCGAGCTTCAGCTCGTCGTCGATCGCGAAGTCGGGGCCAAAGTAAAGCGACAGCAGATCGCCGTAGATCTTCTGGAACGCGTCGACGGTGAGCGGCTCGCCCGCCTCGGCCGATTCGTGGATCAGCTTTTCGAACTCGGCGAACATCGTTTGGCGGATGATCGTGCCGCGGATCGCGTCGATGTCGCGATTAATCAGATAGGCCCGTTCTTCCTTGGTCTTGGCATCGTCCATCAGCTTGCGGCTGAGGAGCTGTTCGTTGAACGTGCTGGCCACCTCGGCGACGAAGATCACGTAGTCGTAATAGATGAACGGCTGCGTCTTCGACGAGTAGTAGCTGTGCATCGAGTGGCCCGCCTCGTGGGCGAGCGTGAAGACGTGGTCGAGCACCGTCGGCTGGTAGTTCATCAGGATGTACGGCTCGCCGTCGAAGCTGCCGCAGCTGAAGGCGCCGCTCTGCTTGCCGCGATTCGGGTAGCGATCGCACCAGCGGGCGGTGGTGAGTCCCTTCTCCAGCACGCTGCAGTACTCGTCGCCGAGCGGCGTGAGCGAGCTCATCACTGCCTCGACGCCTTGCTTCCAATTGCGGGTCTGATCGAGGTCGCTGAGGATCGGCACGTAGGTGTCGTACTGATGGATCTTCTTCAGCTTCATCTTCCGCTGCCGCAGATCGAAGTAGCGGTAGAGGGCCGGCAACCGACGGTGGACTTCCTCGATGAGGTTGTCGTAGACCGACATCGGAACGTTGTCGGGAAAGAGCGCAGCGGCGCGGGCGCTCGTGTAGCCGCGGGCCTTCGCGTAGTAGACGTCGCGCTGCACCGAACCGCCGAGCGTCGCCGCGAGCGTGTTTTGGTGAGCGGCGAAGACGTCGTAGTACTGGTGGAACGCCGTTTTGCGAACCTCGCGGTTCGATGAGTGGAGAAGCGCCGAGAACGACGAGTGCGAGAGTTCAATCTCATCGCCGCTCTCGTCTTTGACCATGCCGAACTTCAGGTCGGCGTCGTTCAGCTGACGGAAGATGCGGTTCGAGGCGTCCGACATTTCGCTTTGCATCGCGAGCAGCCGCTCTTCGCCGTCGCTGAGCGTGTGGGGCTTGTAGCGTTGGATCCGCTCGAGGACGAGCCGGTAATGGGCCAGCTCTTTCGAGGCCATGTACTCCTTCATCTTTTTCGCGGGGATCGCGAGGATCTCCGGGCGGATGAAGCTGGCGGCCTGGCTCGCCTCGCTGCCGGCGTGCTGCTGCCGGCCCTTCATGCGTTGGTAGTTACTGCTGGCCTGATCCTCGGTCGACTTAAGGAAGGCGTAGGTGCCGAGCCGTTCGCCAACGCGATCGAACTCTTCGTCGAACTTCAGGCAGGCGGCCAGCTGCTTCGGCCCGTCGGCGAGCGTGCCGCGGAACTTCTCGAACTTGGGGATGAGCTTCTTCCACTTCTCGAAGGCGGCTTCCCATTCGTCATCGCTCTTGAAGAGCGAGTCGAGATCCCAGGTATCTTCGACCTTCACCTTCTCACGCGCCGGCAAGGTCTTGGCCTTCGGCTTGGCGGACGACTTGGCTTTGGGAGACTTAGCTTTGGAAGTGGCCATAAGATGCTCGTTAAAAGTAGCCGCGGCTCAACGAGCCGCCGGAGCGAGTGCAAATGTGGAATGCTGAATACAAGGGAGAAAGAATGGGACGCGGATTCTCGCGGATTAGGCGGATCGACGCGGATGAAGAAGTCGTTCGGCAGCTGAAGCTTAGCTTCCAACACTCCGCTGCGGCGAATGCAGAAGACTTTTTCAACACAGAGAACACGGAGATCACAGAGAGAGATGCGGAAAGCAAACGCAGATTCTTCTTCTCCGTGTCCTCTGTGCTCTCTGTGTTTAATCTCTTTTCATTCGTGTGAATCCGTTAAATCCGTGGCAATCCGTGTTCTATTCTTTGAACCTTGGTTGGACGCTCCGGCGGGTCGTTGACCCGCGGCTACCGCTTCGCGCTACCAGCGCCAGGCGATGGTGCCCCAGGCGAGGCCGGCGCCGAAGCCTGACATGATCAAGTGATCGCCGCGGCGGATGCCGCCGGCTCGCACCGTTTCGTCGAGGGCGATCGGGATGCTAGCCGCGGAGGTGTTGCCGTAGCGATCCATGTGCATGACGACCCGTTCGCGTTCGATGCCGAGGGCTTCGATCGCGGCGTCGAGGATGCGGACGTTGGCTTGGTGGAATAACCAGCAGTCGATTTGTTCGGTGCTGAGGCCCGCCGCGTCGAGGACTTGTCGCGTCGTGTCTTCCACGAGACGGACAGCCCACTTGAACACCGGTCGGCCATCCATTTTGAGGTACCACGAGTTCGGCTCAGTCGTCGTGAGGCTGAACGGCGTTTCCGCGCCGCCACCAGGACGGTGGAGGAGTTCCATCCCCGAACCATCGGCGCCAATCGTGTAGGCGAGCGCGCCCTGCTCAGGGCTGCCAGCCGACAGCAGCACAGCGCCGGCGCCATCGCCGAAGAGTGGATACGTCTTGAGGTCGGTCGGGTCAACCATTCGCGAGTTCGCATCAACGCCGATCACCAGCGCCTTCTTGCTACAGCCGGTGGCGACAAACTGCATCGCGGTGGTGAGCGCGTAGGTGAAACCAGCACAAGCCGCATTGATGTCGACGGCGCCGCAGTTGAGGCCAAGTCGCGTTTGTACTTTCGTGGCCGCGGCCGGCAGCAGGCGATCGGGCGTCATCGTGCCGACGATCAGCAGGTCAACTTCCGCGCGATCGATCTTAGCCGCTTCGAGGCAACGCTCGGCGGCGGCGACCGCCATGTCACTGGTCGCGAGGCCCATTGGCAAGTGCCGGCGTTCGCGAATGCCGGTCCGCTGGACGATCCATTCGGGATCGCAGCCGAGCGACGAGAGATCGGCGTTCGTCACGACGTTGTCGGGAACGTAGCTGCCGGTGCCGAGAATCTGCACCCCCGACAGAGTCCGGACGGGCGCTCCGCCGACCGCCGAAAAACCGTCGCTCATTACTGGAAACCTTGGGGGCGAAAGAGGTTGGGTCAACTGGGTGATTGAGGCGAATCTTAGCAGCCTACGCCTTTGACTGGAGGCCCGCAAGGGCGAGCTGGGGCGGCCCGCAACCAGGCTTCAGTTTGAACCGCCAAGGGCACGCTCAGGCCGCTTTCTTGCTGGCGTAGGAGTAGAGAATCGCGTTCCCCTCCTTGCCGACAATTTCGACAGCTCCCATCTGCCGCAGGCAGTAGGCGATTCGCTGGGCCGTGAACCGCGGCGTCTTCAGCCGCTCGGCCAAATGGGCCGTATGAAATTGTTTCGGCATTCGCTTCGGCAGCAGCCGCTTGAGGTCGGCCGTGGTGGCGAACGTTTGCGAATCGACGATTTGCAGTAGCCGCTGGTCTTCGATTTGGAAGTCTCGCTCCGAGCTCCGACGCCGACGCCGTTTGCCGCGGCCGGGAAAGCGACGTTCTTCGATGTCGACGAGCACCACTTCGAGCGTCAGCCGCTCGTGCGGGAAGACGCGCGTGAAGTACACCAGCTCTTCAAACACGTCGAGCAGCTTGCCTCGCTTGGGACTGCGACGTCGGCTCAGTTCGGCCCCGCCGCGCTCGTCGAGTTTCACCAGCAGCTTGTTGGCGACGATCGGTTTGACGATCCGCACCTTATGCTTGGCAAGCAGCTTGCGAATCTTGTCGCGAATCGCTGCGAGCGAGCCGTGCTGAATCTCGATAAACTCGTCGCCCCGCACGGCGTCGATGCGGTACTTTCCGTGGACGACCTCGCAGCAACCATCGTCGCCGGCGTAGATCGCTTTCAGCTGACGGTGGAGTGAGGTTTCCATGAGATAGGTGATCGGTGACTGGGGATCGGTGATGGGAGGAAGTGAGTATGTCGCTAGGCGAGTAGGCGGCGAGAAGTTGCGGCAAAGTTATCCGCTTACGTTTTCCCGATCACCAGCCACCGATCCCCGATCACTCTCAACTCCGCTTGATGCCAAAGTCTTCAATCGTCAGCAGCGTGGTGAGCTCGTAACCTTTGGCCGCAAAGGCTTCGCGGCCTCCTTCGAGCCGGTCAACAATCGCGAAGACGCGCTTCACCTTGAGGCCGGCCGCTTCGCAGCGCTCGATCGCCAGCAGCGACGAGCCGCCGGTGGTCACCACGTCTTCGACGATGACGAGTTCTTCGCCCGCGGCGTAGGGGCCTTCAACGTACTTGCCAGTGCCGTGTTGCTTCGGTTCTTTGCGAACCATGACGCCGCGTAGTTGCTTGCCATGCACGCCGGCGAGGGTGAGGATCGCGGCGGTGATCGGGTCGGCGCCGATCGCCATGCCGCCGACGAGTTGCGGCAGCTTGTCGCCAAGCAGTTCCAGCATGCCGGCGCCAATCAGCTTCGCCCCGCGCGAGTCGAGCGTCACCTTGCGGCAGTCGAGGTAGAAGGTCGCCTTCTTCCCCGAGGCGAGCGTGAAGTCGCCGAATTGCAGAGCGGTTTCTTTGACGAGATCGATGAGGGCTTGTTTGTCGTACATGGCTCTTCAACTCCCCGGAAGCGTGAACTCAGTGACATTCAGAGCCGGGGTATACCACGAATAGCGTTGGACCTTCCAGGGGCTGAACCACGACGACACGGCGGGCACGACGAAATACGGGAAGGATGAAACCGCCGATAAACGCAGATGAACGCCAATGGTTTCTAAATCTGCGTCTATCTG
This sequence is a window from Lacipirellula parvula. Protein-coding genes within it:
- a CDS encoding beta-ketoacyl-ACP synthase III → MSDGFSAVGGAPVRTLSGVQILGTGSYVPDNVVTNADLSSLGCDPEWIVQRTGIRERRHLPMGLATSDMAVAAAERCLEAAKIDRAEVDLLIVGTMTPDRLLPAAATKVQTRLGLNCGAVDINAACAGFTYALTTAMQFVATGCSKKALVIGVDANSRMVDPTDLKTYPLFGDGAGAVLLSAGSPEQGALAYTIGADGSGMELLHRPGGGAETPFSLTTTEPNSWYLKMDGRPVFKWAVRLVEDTTRQVLDAAGLSTEQIDCWLFHQANVRILDAAIEALGIERERVVMHMDRYGNTSAASIPIALDETVRAGGIRRGDHLIMSGFGAGLAWGTIAWRW
- the pyrE gene encoding orotate phosphoribosyltransferase gives rise to the protein MYDKQALIDLVKETALQFGDFTLASGKKATFYLDCRKVTLDSRGAKLIGAGMLELLGDKLPQLVGGMAIGADPITAAILTLAGVHGKQLRGVMVRKEPKQHGTGKYVEGPYAAGEELVIVEDVVTTGGSSLLAIERCEAAGLKVKRVFAIVDRLEGGREAFAAKGYELTTLLTIEDFGIKRS
- the pepF gene encoding oligoendopeptidase F; the encoded protein is MATSKAKSPKAKSSAKPKAKTLPAREKVKVEDTWDLDSLFKSDDEWEAAFEKWKKLIPKFEKFRGTLADGPKQLAACLKFDEEFDRVGERLGTYAFLKSTEDQASSNYQRMKGRQQHAGSEASQAASFIRPEILAIPAKKMKEYMASKELAHYRLVLERIQRYKPHTLSDGEERLLAMQSEMSDASNRIFRQLNDADLKFGMVKDESGDEIELSHSSFSALLHSSNREVRKTAFHQYYDVFAAHQNTLAATLGGSVQRDVYYAKARGYTSARAAALFPDNVPMSVYDNLIEEVHRRLPALYRYFDLRQRKMKLKKIHQYDTYVPILSDLDQTRNWKQGVEAVMSSLTPLGDEYCSVLEKGLTTARWCDRYPNRGKQSGAFSCGSFDGEPYILMNYQPTVLDHVFTLAHEAGHSMHSYYSSKTQPFIYYDYVIFVAEVASTFNEQLLSRKLMDDAKTKEERAYLINRDIDAIRGTIIRQTMFAEFEKLIHESAEAGEPLTVDAFQKIYGDLLSLYFGPDFAIDDELKLECFRIPHFYRAFYVYKYATGLSAAIALSERVLNGGKQELNDYLSFLKGGCSKDPLDLLKDAGVDMTTPAPVAAALDRFEALVKELDELL
- a CDS encoding sugar phosphate isomerase/epimerase family protein translates to MARPVTLFTGQWADLPFEELGRLTREFGYDGNELACWGDHFDVAKATSDPGYIAAKREQLDRFGLQCHAISNHLVGQAVCDVIDERHKSILPPHVWGDGKPDGVNKRAAEEMKATARAAQKLGVGVVNGFTGSSIWPYLYSFPPVPESMIEAGFQQFADRWNPILDVFGECGVRFALEVHPTEIAFDIHTARRALEAVGNREEFGFNFDPSHLIWQGIDPVEFIREFPDRIYHVHIKDAIVTLNGRSGILASHLNFGDPRRGWDFRSPGRGGVNFEEIIRALNVIKYDGPLSVEWEDSGMERQHGAREACEFLRKLDFSPSNVAFDAAFDR